The uncultured Trichococcus sp. DNA segment GTGGGCGTGGATGCCCGGGAACCTTTCGGAGATCGATCCCTCCACGTGATCTTTCAGGAACATCCGGACATAGGGCAAGCGGTCCTTCTCCATCTGGGCGTATATCGCTTTCGTCAGCAGGTCGCGCGGCAAAAGTTCATCAGCGAAGCGATTGCCGTCCTTGCCGACAAGGATGGCGCCTTCCCCACGCAGCGATTCCGACATCAGGAAAGCTCTCCCTGGACGTCCGGTATACAACGAAGTGGGGTGAATCTGGACATAATTCATGTCCTTGACGCGGATGCCGTGCTTCAACGCAACGGCGATGGCGTCGCCTGTCAAATGCGCGAAGTTGGTCGTTTTACTGAACAGGCCGCCGATGCCACCGGTGGCGAGCAGAGTGGACTGTGCATAAACGTTGGATAACTTTCCGGACTGGTCGCGGAGCACCGCGCCATGGCAACGGTCGCCGGCAACCAAAAGATCGACAAGCGTGCTGTTTTCCAGGATGCTCACATTTTTCAGCTCTTTCACCCGTGCAATCAGTTTGCTGTTGATTTCCTTGCCGGTCATATCTTTGCAGTGCAGGATCCGGGCTCTGGAGTGGGCGCCTTCCTTGGTATAGGAGAAACCGGCTCCCTTTTTGTCGAAGGCGACGCCCAAACCGATCAGATCCGCGATGATTTCCTGAGAGGACCGGATCATGGCGGTGACGGCCGCTTCGTTGTTTTCGTAATGGCCGGCACGCAACGTGTCCTCCATAAAAGGCTCAAAATCCGTCTCGTCGCGCTGAACGCAGATGCCGCCTTGGGCAAGGAAGGAGTCGTTGTCTTCCAAAGTCCCCTTGGTGACGATCAGGATTTGTTTGTTACTGTCGAGATTGAGGGCCGCAAAAAGTCCGGCAACGCCCGTTCCGATGATAAGGACATCATAGTTGCGCATGGGTCTTCACCTCGGCCAATTTCATCATCCGTTCCAACGGTTGCAGTCCTTTTATGCGCAACGATTCATCCATTTCCACGGCAGGTTCGAACGTTTCCAGAGCATAGATGATCTTCTCCACGGTGTTCAGTTTCATATCGGGACAGACCTGCCCGATTGAAGGGGCATGGAAGCTTTTGCCCGGCGAACGTTTCTCCATGTCATGGATGACGCCGATTTCCGTGCAGATGATGAAATCCTGGGATGGGCTCTTTTCGGCATAAGCGACGAGGTCCGATGTGCTGCCGACGAAGTCCGCCAAATCAAGAATTTCCTCCTTGCATTCCGGATGCGCCAGGATTTCAGCTTGCGGCAAGTCGCGTTTCATCTTCAGGACATCAACAACGCGAATGCTGGTGTGGATCGGGCAGTAACCGTCATTGAAGAGAAACGTCTTCTCGGGAAGCTGATGCGAAATGTATCTGCCTAGGTGCTCATCGGGAATGAAGTAGATATAGCGGTTGGGTAGGGCGGCGATGACGTTTTTCGCATTTGATGAAGTGACGCAGACATCGGCGTGGGCTTTGATTTCAGCGGTGGAATTGATGTAGCAGACGACAGCCACGTCTTCGTAAGTTTCGCGGATTTTCTGGATGTCGCGGATCTTGACCATGTGGGCCATCGGACAATCCGCTTTCAGATCGGGCATCAGGACGACTTTCTCCGGATTCAGCATCTTCGCGCTTTCGCCCATGAAGGCCACGCCGCAGAAAACGATCACTTTTTCCGTGACCTGTGCTGCAATTTTGCTCAAATAATACGAATCCCCGATAAAATCTGCGATATCTTGAACGGATCCAGGAACGTAGTAGTGTGCGAGAATGACGGCATCTTTTTCTGCTTTCAGCTGCAATATTCTTTCCGTAAGTTCATCCATTGTTGCGACCCCTTTTTTATGATAGTTTAATGAAAATGAATATATCACGTAACTTTACAGGTGTCAAGACACCTTTTGAAGGTGGAAAGGTGCCGAACTCCGGTGAGCGAAGGCTTCGCCGGAGTTCGGGGAACATTCCTGTTGCGTACTCCGATGAGTGCAGCTTCGCCGTAGTTGCTGCCGAAGGTTAGCGATGTCCTCCGGTGAGCGTACCCGTCACCGGAGCTGTGCAATGTTTTTCCATTTTCTTCCAGACGGAGGGCACCACGTTCGTATGCACAACGAAGAAGAGGCTGTCTTCGGATGACAATGCCATTAACTTAAGCTATTGACAAACAAGAGGCAGGAGGAATGCTCAGTGCGGTGGCCAAAACTGTCGAATAGGTGAGGTAGATTCGACAATTTGACATCCTATTGGACCGAAATTGTCGAATGCTGAGAAACTTTCGACAATTTGACATCATGTTGGACCGAAATTGTCGAATATCTGAGGAACATTCAACAATTTGGCCCCGCAGTCAAAAAAAAGCGAGAATGCATCATGCATCCTCGCTTTTTTACAGTTGTCAAGTTGCTTAAGTTAATGACATTGCTCTGAATGAGGCAGCCTCTTCTTGGATGAGTATTTCTTATCAATATTTTTCGAGACTCTTTTGGAACGCCTGCAGATGTCCTTCAGAAGCGTTACGCAAAGCCGTAAAGGTTGCGCGTACGTCATCCGGGATTTCCTGTTCGAGGAATTTGTTGTACATTGCGATGTTGTCCACTTCCCCTGTGACACAAGCCTCAAGGGCTTCCTTGATGTCCGCTACCTGATGAAGGTGATCGGCCGATTCGTCAGCCGGAACCGCCAAGCTGTATTTTTCGAACAGAACGGTCATTTCAGCGACGTGCTGTGCTTCAGCGGATACGATGTTGTTGAACGGAGCTTGATCCCCGAAGGTTTCCAGGACGTAGGCGTATTCTCCGTGGGCCAAGTGTTCATCCTGAATGGCATATGTGAACATCTCCTCCATCGTCAGATCATTGTCCGCCAAGGCGCCGACTGCACCATAGATGTATGGTGTTTCAATCGATTCGTCTTCTTCCATGTCGCTTTCTTCGCTGTCTTCCATCATGGATTCCTCTTGTTCGGAACTGCTGGCTGCTTCGGAACTGCTTTCGACCATTTCGGATGAGCCGACTGTTGAAGATTCGCTTGAAGCGGTATCGTCATCCGCCGCACAACCGACCAACAGCAACAGACTCAATAACGTGGCCGAACCGTAGAGTTTCTTCTTACTGTTCATTATTTTTCGTCCTTTCATACAAACGCTGCACGATTGAATGGGCCAGGGGATTGGGGAGGGTGGCTGACGTTTTTGAATGATGAATGGCAAGGATGAATGAAGGTTTTGTCACCTTAAAGGTACGCCTTACTAGAAAAAATGTCAAAAAATTGGACCTAGGCAGAAGAAAAAATATCTTCTCCCACGACATCGCAATATTTGCATAGACACGCGGTTTTGGGTACTATTGACTTAGGCGAATAATTTATTTATAGTGCGAAATTTTGTACATCAGGCTATCCATAGGCACTTATTTTTTATCTGGGATATTGGAAAAGGAGGAAATGAAGATGGAAACAAAAACGGAAACGAAACAACTGGAAATACCCATCAAAATCACTGTTGCCGTGACTTATCTGATCATGATCGCCGTCAACGCATTGGCAAACATCCTGCCGATCAATGGAATCGACACGGGTGCGGTATCGGATTCCTATCCGAACCTGTTTGCGCCCACCGGATTGACGTTTTCGATCTGGGGAGTCATCTATTTGTTGTTGGTGGGTTATACGCTTTATCAATTCGGTTTTTTCCAAGGGGATAAGAGCCAGGTAAAGACGGAATTGTTGCGGAAAGTCGGTATCGTCTTTTCGGCCAGTTCAGTAGTCAATGCCGCTTGGATCTTCAGTTGGCATTACCGCATGATTGGTCTGTCGGTGATCCTGATGCTGGTGCTTCTGCTGAGCCTGATCTACATCAACCAGTTGATCCTGAAGGAAAAACTCGATCAGAAGGAAAAACTGTTCATCCGTCTGCCGTTCAGCGTCTATTTCGGCTGGATCACGGTGGCGACGATCGCGAACATCACAACGCTGCTGGTCGACATCGGCTGGAATGGCTTCGGAATCTCCGAATCAGTCTGGACAATACTTATAATCGTAATCGGGCTTGCGATCGGAGCTGTCACGATGATCCGCAACCACGATATCGCATACGGACTCGTGATCATCTGGGCTTATGCGGGCATTCTGATCAAGCATATGTCCGAGGCTGGATTCAACGGCCAATACACGGGCATCATCACGACCGTCATCGCC contains these protein-coding regions:
- a CDS encoding tryptophan-rich sensory protein, which codes for METKTETKQLEIPIKITVAVTYLIMIAVNALANILPINGIDTGAVSDSYPNLFAPTGLTFSIWGVIYLLLVGYTLYQFGFFQGDKSQVKTELLRKVGIVFSASSVVNAAWIFSWHYRMIGLSVILMLVLLLSLIYINQLILKEKLDQKEKLFIRLPFSVYFGWITVATIANITTLLVDIGWNGFGISESVWTILIIVIGLAIGAVTMIRNHDIAYGLVIIWAYAGILIKHMSEAGFNGQYTGIITTVIACIVLMGVAIGYVLFAKKQIPPILK
- a CDS encoding L-aspartate oxidase; translation: MRNYDVLIIGTGVAGLFAALNLDSNKQILIVTKGTLEDNDSFLAQGGICVQRDETDFEPFMEDTLRAGHYENNEAAVTAMIRSSQEIIADLIGLGVAFDKKGAGFSYTKEGAHSRARILHCKDMTGKEINSKLIARVKELKNVSILENSTLVDLLVAGDRCHGAVLRDQSGKLSNVYAQSTLLATGGIGGLFSKTTNFAHLTGDAIAVALKHGIRVKDMNYVQIHPTSLYTGRPGRAFLMSESLRGEGAILVGKDGNRFADELLPRDLLTKAIYAQMEKDRLPYVRMFLKDHVEGSISERFPGIHAHCLQEGYDLVEDYIPVVPAQHYFMGGIEVDLQSKTSLANLYAAGETSCNGVHGKNRLASNSLLESLVFSKRAAQAIDASLQRALPYPFPEPDARSIKDGLTEANRKLLEEIGIEEEAHAK
- the nadA gene encoding quinolinate synthase NadA; the protein is MDELTERILQLKAEKDAVILAHYYVPGSVQDIADFIGDSYYLSKIAAQVTEKVIVFCGVAFMGESAKMLNPEKVVLMPDLKADCPMAHMVKIRDIQKIRETYEDVAVVCYINSTAEIKAHADVCVTSSNAKNVIAALPNRYIYFIPDEHLGRYISHQLPEKTFLFNDGYCPIHTSIRVVDVLKMKRDLPQAEILAHPECKEEILDLADFVGSTSDLVAYAEKSPSQDFIICTEIGVIHDMEKRSPGKSFHAPSIGQVCPDMKLNTVEKIIYALETFEPAVEMDESLRIKGLQPLERMMKLAEVKTHAQL
- a CDS encoding DUF2202 domain-containing protein, producing MNSKKKLYGSATLLSLLLLVGCAADDDTASSESSTVGSSEMVESSSEAASSSEQEESMMEDSEESDMEEDESIETPYIYGAVGALADNDLTMEEMFTYAIQDEHLAHGEYAYVLETFGDQAPFNNIVSAEAQHVAEMTVLFEKYSLAVPADESADHLHQVADIKEALEACVTGEVDNIAMYNKFLEQEIPDDVRATFTALRNASEGHLQAFQKSLEKY